One Neovison vison isolate M4711 chromosome 2, ASM_NN_V1, whole genome shotgun sequence genomic window carries:
- the PCBD1 gene encoding pterin-4-alpha-carbinolamine dehydratase, with amino-acid sequence MAGKAHRLSAEERDQLLPNLRAVGWNELEGRDAIFKQFHFKDFNRAFGFMTRVALQAEKLDHHPEWFNVYNKVHITLSTHECAGLSERDINLASFIEQVAVSMT; translated from the exons ATG GCCGGCAAAGCGCACAGGCTGAGTGCCGAGGAGCGGGACCAGCTGCTGCCAAACCTGAGGGCTGTGGGGTGGAATGAGCTGGAAGGCCGAGACGCCATCTTCAAGCAGTTCCATTTCAAAGATTTCAATCGG GCTTTTGGCTTCATGACGAGAGTGGCCCTGCAGGCCGAGAAACTGGACCACCACCCTGAATGGTTTAACGTGTACAACAAG GTCCACATCACCTTGAGCACCCATGAGTGTGCCGGCCTTTCGGAACGGGACATAAACCTGGCCAGCTTCATCGAACAAGTAGCAGTGTCCATGACCTAG